The Brachyspira hyodysenteriae ATCC 27164 genome includes a window with the following:
- a CDS encoding BspA family leucine-rich repeat surface protein, whose product MKKYKPTTKEELKRLVFTNNGIKLGDIDTSLITDMSDLFNESKRKDFDGIEEWDTSNVENMSYMFAYMHYNVLGQYSMTEFNSNLNNWNVSKVKNMIYMFAGCTYFNQPLNKWDVSNVENMSGMFFGAKKFNQPLNNWNVSKVKDMSDMFHNCEAFNRPLDKWDVSNVKDMSNMFNVALKFNQNINNWNVSNVEDLSKTFRYCKAFDQPLNDWDVSNVKNMQHIFEDCENFNQPLDKWDTSNVESMEFAFRACGKFNQPLNSWNMSKVTNIEHMFAFTEEFNQPLDKWDTRNVISVMLLFAYARKFDHYESLANWNLDSLQAISIICDDKDMDKLPTRIQVYRQAFYPKDDIISITKFNVKEIYELIADDKNKKVVRLKKRLESDFSSELSFVTNNYNFKTIEKAEKYAERNYNAKKYDKKLEFIKNCPVLVKDKSREVNINLIKYIYSEYLSLKKTIKKLEKIDNMVNLLDLKSFVNFTKEIYLKNQDEVITAFVYAMYGGDEALKKISELMNTIESKNLLTMISFNIESRYAQSLLYKIYLNSTKSAIRKEAVEMINELLEKINIGYTEFRLRCMPNLGFNSKGEKELNKDYKLIVNNDYTLSLFDIKNNKELKKVPQNLDKKLKDKIKELGKEADKFINHSSHILSIMLIDGDILSYDLFKEVFIDNYLMNKFGSGLIWNLYDKDKNFITTFRYTNDGKYLNTENEKIKINADNFMSLATPIEMDDETIDKCRKQLEDSQLSQPINQLTSIKLNKDNLKKEIKKIKNIDTSYGAFKFFAQKYDMHTNDVLGDNDTITYTFTANDGDIFTMSAKVDEDVEYDDLINISIDFKKAENKKEISKRFVYTFLVFIILDFRLADLF is encoded by the coding sequence ATGAAAAAATATAAACCAACAACAAAAGAAGAATTAAAAAGATTAGTATTCACCAACAACGGTATAAAACTTGGTGATATTGATACAAGTCTTATTACAGATATGAGCGACCTTTTTAATGAAAGTAAAAGAAAAGATTTTGATGGCATAGAAGAGTGGGATACTTCTAATGTTGAGAATATGTCTTATATGTTTGCATATATGCACTACAATGTTTTGGGACAATATTCAATGACAGAGTTTAATTCTAATTTAAATAATTGGAATGTATCAAAAGTGAAAAACATGATTTATATGTTTGCTGGTTGTACATATTTTAATCAGCCTTTAAATAAATGGGACGTTTCAAATGTGGAAAATATGTCTGGCATGTTTTTTGGTGCTAAAAAGTTTAATCAGCCTTTAAATAATTGGAATGTATCTAAAGTGAAAGATATGAGCGATATGTTTCATAACTGTGAAGCATTTAATAGACCTTTGGACAAATGGGATGTTTCTAATGTTAAAGATATGTCTAATATGTTTAATGTGGCTTTGAAATTTAATCAGAATATAAATAATTGGAATGTATCTAATGTTGAAGATTTATCAAAGACTTTTCGTTATTGTAAAGCTTTTGATCAGCCTCTTAATGATTGGGACGTATCTAATGTGAAAAATATGCAACATATATTTGAGGACTGTGAAAATTTTAATCAGCCTTTAGATAAATGGGATACTTCTAATGTTGAAAGTATGGAATTTGCATTTAGAGCATGCGGTAAATTTAATCAGCCTTTAAATAGCTGGAATATGTCTAAAGTAACAAATATAGAGCATATGTTTGCTTTTACAGAAGAATTTAATCAGCCTCTTGATAAATGGGATACAAGAAATGTCATTAGTGTAATGTTGTTGTTTGCCTATGCACGCAAGTTTGATCATTATGAATCTTTAGCAAATTGGAATTTAGACAGTTTACAAGCTATAAGTATAATTTGTGATGATAAGGATATGGATAAATTACCTACAAGAATTCAAGTATATAGGCAGGCATTTTATCCTAAGGACGATATTATAAGTATAACAAAATTTAATGTTAAAGAAATATATGAGCTTATTGCAGATGATAAAAATAAAAAAGTTGTAAGATTGAAAAAAAGACTTGAAAGTGATTTCTCATCAGAGCTTTCATTTGTTACAAATAATTATAATTTCAAAACTATAGAAAAAGCAGAAAAGTATGCTGAAAGAAATTACAATGCTAAAAAATATGATAAGAAACTTGAATTTATAAAGAATTGTCCTGTTCTAGTAAAAGATAAATCAAGAGAAGTAAATATCAATCTTATAAAGTATATATATTCAGAATATTTGTCTTTAAAGAAAACTATTAAAAAATTAGAAAAAATTGATAATATGGTTAATTTACTTGATTTAAAATCATTTGTGAATTTTACTAAAGAGATTTATTTAAAAAATCAAGATGAAGTTATCACTGCTTTTGTTTATGCTATGTATGGAGGAGATGAAGCTTTAAAGAAAATATCAGAATTAATGAATACTATTGAATCAAAAAATCTACTTACAATGATAAGCTTCAATATAGAAAGCAGATATGCTCAGAGTTTATTATATAAAATATATCTAAATTCAACTAAAAGTGCAATTCGTAAAGAAGCGGTAGAAATGATTAATGAGTTACTTGAAAAAATTAATATAGGTTATACTGAATTTAGATTAAGATGTATGCCTAATTTGGGATTCAATTCTAAAGGTGAAAAAGAATTAAATAAAGATTATAAATTAATTGTCAATAATGATTATACTTTAAGTTTATTTGATATAAAAAATAATAAAGAATTAAAAAAAGTACCTCAAAATCTTGATAAAAAATTAAAAGATAAAATAAAAGAATTGGGTAAAGAAGCAGATAAGTTTATTAATCATAGCTCACATATTTTAAGTATTATGTTAATAGACGGTGATATATTGAGTTATGACTTGTTTAAAGAAGTTTTTATTGATAACTATTTAATGAATAAATTTGGTTCTGGTTTAATATGGAACTTGTATGATAAAGATAAAAACTTTATAACAACTTTCAGATATACAAACGATGGAAAATATTTAAACACAGAAAATGAAAAAATAAAAATTAATGCTGATAATTTCATGAGTTTGGCAACTCCTATAGAAATGGACGATGAAACTATAGATAAATGTAGAAAACAGCTTGAAGATTCTCAATTATCACAGCCTATAAATCAATTAACATCTATAAAATTAAATAAAGATAATTTGAAAAAAGAAATAAAGAAAATAAAAAATATAGATACAAGCTACGGAGCTTTTAAGTTTTTTGCTCAAAAATATGATATGCATACCAATGATGTATTAGGAGATAATGACACTATAACATATACATTTACAGCAAATGACGGAGATATTTTTACTATGTCTGCAAAAGTTGATGAGGATGTAGAATATGATGATTTAATAAATATTAGTATTGATTTCAAAAAAGCTGAAAATAAAAAAGAGATAAGCAAGAGATTTGTTTATACTTTTTTAGTATTTATAATTTTAGATTTCAGACTAGCAGATTTATTTTGA
- a CDS encoding BspA family leucine-rich repeat surface protein: MNKYKPATKEELKNLVFTDTVKLSDVDTSLITDMSYLFYKSERKDFEGIEDWDTSHVEDMSFMFFWAIEFNRTLNSWNVSNVRNMSGMFQAAMKFNQPLYKWNTSNVKTMSFMFNYAKSFNQNINNWNVSKVEDLSYMFCECEVFNQPLNDWDVSNVKTMEGTFRRAYKFNQALYKWDTSNVENMHEMFVQCKAFNQPLNSWNVSNVKNMEAMFCDTVSFNKPLDKWNTKNLKKIDSMFKYAKNYDCYESLANWDLNKMLNMTDLCDDKEKLPLRIRAYLQAFYGYNQNYLNITKDNVKEIYDFISKDTNKKIVRLRKKLESDFSLVLSSVTDDYNFKTIEEAEKYIENNYNKKDDKKVSFINNNYKVLIKDKSREVNIKVIKYIYLEYLSLKRDVKRLVKIDNIVNLLDKESFIKFIKNIYDETNKETSVFVYGIYGGDEALKNIYKKSLDTKLSLIIIKLNNQSKYALKLLYEIFMTTKKTEVRLEAEKIINELIEIMNIDYNEFRLRYATDFGFNSKGEKELSNNYKLILNSDYSLSLFDIKNHKELKKIPRSLDENLKKEITKLRKEIKKFIKNNSNLLAITLINGNKYSYDIFKDIFIDNIMMNKFASSLIWNLYDKDYNFITTFRYSGDGSYSNCEDEEVKINDNNFISLASPIEMDDYTINKWRKQLEDYEIAQPLQQLTVIKLDKNNLEKEINKIKNIEASYGTFKYFTKKYEMHISNVIGYDGIITYSFTSNDEDIFTMTSKIQGEYDEQINITIDFKKNENKKEISKRFVYTLLVLIIWDFRLADLF, from the coding sequence ATGAATAAGTACAAACCAGCAACAAAAGAAGAATTAAAAAATTTAGTATTTACAGACACTGTAAAACTTAGTGATGTAGATACAAGCCTTATTACCGATATGAGCTATCTTTTTTATAAAAGTGAAAGGAAAGATTTTGAAGGCATAGAAGATTGGGATACTTCTCATGTTGAGGATATGTCTTTTATGTTTTTTTGGGCAATAGAGTTTAATCGGACTTTAAATAGCTGGAATGTATCTAATGTAAGAAATATGAGCGGTATGTTTCAGGCTGCTATGAAATTTAATCAGCCTTTATATAAATGGAACACTTCAAATGTTAAAACTATGAGTTTTATGTTTAATTATGCTAAATCATTTAATCAAAATATAAATAATTGGAATGTTAGTAAAGTTGAAGATTTAAGTTATATGTTTTGTGAGTGTGAAGTTTTTAATCAGCCTCTTAATGATTGGGACGTATCTAATGTCAAAACTATGGAAGGTACATTTAGAAGAGCTTATAAATTCAATCAGGCTTTATATAAATGGGACACCTCAAATGTTGAAAACATGCATGAGATGTTTGTACAATGCAAAGCTTTTAATCAACCTTTAAATAGCTGGAATGTATCTAATGTAAAAAATATGGAAGCTATGTTTTGTGATACTGTTTCATTTAATAAGCCTCTTGATAAATGGAATACAAAAAACTTAAAAAAAATTGACTCAATGTTTAAGTATGCTAAAAACTATGATTGTTATGAATCATTAGCAAATTGGGATTTAAATAAAATGTTAAATATGACTGATTTATGCGATGATAAAGAAAAATTGCCTTTAAGAATCAGAGCATATCTTCAGGCATTTTATGGTTATAATCAAAATTATTTAAATATCACAAAAGATAATGTCAAAGAAATATATGATTTCATTTCAAAAGATACAAATAAAAAAATTGTAAGATTAAGAAAAAAACTTGAAAGTGATTTTTCTTTGGTACTTTCATCTGTTACTGATGATTATAATTTCAAAACTATAGAAGAAGCAGAAAAATATATTGAAAATAATTATAATAAAAAAGATGATAAAAAAGTGAGCTTTATAAATAATAATTATAAGGTTTTAATAAAAGATAAATCAAGAGAAGTTAATATTAAAGTTATAAAGTATATATATTTGGAATATTTGTCTCTCAAAAGAGATGTTAAAAGATTAGTAAAAATTGATAATATAGTTAATTTGCTTGATAAAGAATCATTCATAAAGTTTATCAAAAATATTTATGATGAAACCAACAAAGAAACATCCGTTTTTGTTTATGGAATATACGGAGGAGATGAGGCTTTAAAAAATATATATAAAAAATCACTTGACACAAAACTTTCACTTATAATAATTAAATTAAATAATCAAAGTAAATATGCACTTAAATTATTATATGAAATATTTATGACTACAAAGAAAACAGAAGTTAGACTTGAAGCAGAAAAAATAATTAATGAACTTATTGAAATAATGAATATTGATTATAATGAATTTAGATTAAGATATGCTACTGATTTTGGATTTAATTCCAAAGGTGAAAAAGAGTTAAGTAATAATTATAAATTAATTTTGAATAGTGATTATTCTTTGAGCTTGTTTGATATAAAAAATCATAAAGAATTGAAAAAGATTCCTAGAAGCCTTGATGAAAATTTAAAAAAAGAAATAACAAAATTAAGAAAAGAAATAAAAAAGTTTATTAAAAATAATTCTAATCTTTTAGCCATTACATTAATAAACGGTAATAAATATAGTTATGATATATTCAAAGACATTTTTATTGATAATATTATGATGAATAAATTTGCTTCATCTTTGATATGGAATCTATACGACAAAGATTATAATTTTATAACAACTTTCAGATATTCAGGCGACGGAAGTTATTCAAACTGTGAAGATGAAGAAGTTAAAATTAATGATAATAATTTTATAAGTTTAGCAAGTCCTATAGAAATGGACGATTACACTATAAATAAATGGAGAAAACAGCTTGAAGATTATGAAATAGCACAGCCTTTACAGCAATTAACAGTTATAAAATTAGATAAAAATAATTTGGAAAAAGAAATAAATAAAATAAAAAATATAGAAGCAAGTTATGGTACTTTTAAATATTTTACTAAAAAATATGAAATGCATATTAGCAATGTAATTGGATATGATGGTATTATAACTTATTCATTTACATCAAATGACGAAGATATTTTTACTATGACTTCAAAAATTCAGGGGGAATATGATGAGCAAATAAATATTACTATTGATTTTAAAAAGAATGAAAACAAAAAAGAGATAAGTAAAAGATTTGTTTATACTTTATTAGTATTAATTATATGGGATTTTAGATTGGCAGATTTATTTTAA
- a CDS encoding tyrosine-type recombinase/integrase, with protein sequence MKTLEYLKLYDNNNSNLIIQYFEYIKLYKSKATIQTYSSSIKNFYDFLYFYYKNRQSKDILLYNTIVLYNKVNRKLIEDYIVYQADKKLSADVIHCRIMAVKSYFKYLLKLKKISTETFFDIFDELKTPKIIVKNQLLIKADKTLSITKAIAENKNRSFTDDRNIFILLLMSNTGIRRKELACIDIQNINLSNNTITIYKTKGDKPRIISFSDPIKNKLIEYLKLRKEILQQKNKQHSMLFIKSNGDIFKTKTLTDIMTSISKKTNIKVTCHSLRRGFATDMAENGTDVYVISKMLGHQNINTTVSRYIYVLAGMIKEAMENHPFANSTKKDFCNSKNDEVLAIKNMFEDLTNKMNDIINHLPRETDIKKA encoded by the coding sequence ATGAAAACACTAGAATATCTAAAATTATATGACAATAATAATTCTAATTTAATAATTCAATATTTTGAATATATAAAACTTTATAAATCAAAAGCAACTATACAAACTTATTCTAGTTCTATAAAAAACTTCTATGATTTTTTATATTTTTATTATAAAAATAGACAGTCTAAAGATATACTATTATACAATACTATAGTATTGTATAATAAAGTAAATAGAAAGTTGATTGAAGACTATATAGTTTATCAAGCTGATAAAAAATTAAGTGCAGATGTTATTCACTGCAGAATTATGGCTGTAAAAAGTTATTTCAAGTATTTACTTAAATTAAAAAAAATAAGTACAGAAACTTTTTTTGATATTTTTGATGAGCTTAAAACTCCAAAGATAATTGTAAAAAATCAGCTATTAATTAAAGCAGATAAAACTTTATCTATTACAAAAGCTATAGCTGAAAATAAAAATAGAAGTTTTACAGATGATAGAAATATATTTATACTTTTGCTGATGTCTAATACAGGCATACGCAGAAAAGAGCTTGCCTGCATAGACATACAAAATATAAACCTTTCTAATAATACCATAACTATTTATAAAACGAAAGGGGATAAACCGAGAATTATTTCTTTTTCTGATCCTATTAAAAATAAATTAATTGAATATTTAAAATTAAGAAAAGAAATACTGCAACAGAAAAACAAACAACATAGCATGCTATTTATAAAATCAAATGGAGATATTTTTAAAACAAAAACTCTAACTGATATAATGACAAGCATTTCAAAAAAGACAAATATAAAAGTTACTTGTCATTCATTAAGGAGAGGTTTTGCAACTGACATGGCAGAAAATGGAACCGATGTTTATGTTATATCAAAAATGCTTGGTCATCAAAATATTAATACAACCGTATCAAGATATATTTATGTTTTGGCTGGAATGATAAAAGAAGCTATGGAAAATCATCCTTTTGCTAATAGTACGAAAAAAGACTTTTGTAATTCTAAAAACGATGAAGTCCTTGCAATAAAAAATATGTTTGAAGATTTAACTAACAAGATGAATGACATTATAAATCATCTGCCGAGAGAAACGGATATTAAAAAGGCTTAA
- a CDS encoding GAT domain-containing protein, which produces MLEKPTEYQEVSAQQNEETVYAEDINQIITNVEKLKGGQANEAPVSNIKDLHSSINELKERIDGLGNEGSSSSKSILFNKIKKISEININISEQEMILAVYELFTCLPIQKINNNTLSFVTFPKDLASFFYLPKIQVNALYNGITAIPFFNKNLSSDRSYIIDSLFFSVFNISNDPFVNLCGTTDIDISQKDFSDVSASCYIKFIYQDGFDNVEVNNSLTVY; this is translated from the coding sequence ATGCTTGAAAAACCTACAGAATATCAAGAAGTATCTGCACAGCAGAATGAAGAAACTGTATATGCTGAAGATATTAATCAAATAATAACAAATGTAGAAAAATTAAAAGGCGGTCAGGCTAATGAAGCTCCTGTTTCTAATATCAAAGATTTACATTCTAGTATAAATGAGTTAAAAGAAAGAATTGATGGTTTAGGAAATGAAGGAAGTTCATCATCAAAGTCGATATTATTCAATAAAATTAAAAAAATATCTGAAATAAATATAAACATTAGCGAACAGGAAATGATTTTAGCTGTTTATGAACTATTTACTTGTTTACCTATTCAAAAGATAAACAACAATACTTTATCTTTTGTTACATTTCCAAAAGATTTAGCAAGTTTTTTTTATTTGCCTAAAATACAAGTAAATGCTTTATATAATGGAATAACAGCAATACCATTTTTTAATAAAAATTTATCTAGTGACAGAAGCTATATAATTGATAGTTTATTTTTTAGTGTATTTAATATAAGCAATGATCCTTTTGTAAATCTATGCGGAACTACAGATATAGATATATCTCAAAAAGATTTTAGCGATGTATCTGCATCATGTTATATAAAGTTTATATATCAAGACGGATTTGATAATGTAGAAGTTAATAATTCTTTAACAGTATATTAA
- a CDS encoding glycoside hydrolase family 19 protein: MFNENILNKIGINIKWLMPLNNAFQKYNITDKKEAAMFLAQTTHESNDYKRLEESFRYTPQRLFDVFKKRVGSLENAKKLCLQGAESIANFVYGGRLGNGQDEGYKYRGRGIIQLTGKNNYRNYGKKINADLVNNPDLAKESNNAVEIALLFWQEKGCGILASQGDVKGVTKLINGGYNGLEDRQKRFERILKILEGSNG, encoded by the coding sequence ATGTTTAATGAAAATATATTAAATAAAATCGGTATAAATATAAAATGGCTTATGCCATTAAATAATGCTTTTCAAAAATACAATATTACGGATAAAAAAGAAGCTGCTATGTTTTTAGCACAAACTACGCATGAAAGTAATGATTATAAAAGGCTTGAAGAGAGCTTCAGATATACTCCTCAAAGGCTTTTTGATGTTTTCAAAAAAAGAGTTGGTAGTTTAGAAAATGCTAAAAAACTATGTCTTCAGGGAGCTGAATCTATTGCTAATTTTGTTTACGGAGGACGTTTAGGTAATGGCCAAGATGAAGGCTATAAATATAGAGGAAGAGGAATAATACAGCTTACTGGAAAAAATAATTATAGAAATTACGGAAAAAAAATAAATGCTGATTTAGTTAATAATCCAGATTTGGCAAAAGAGTCTAATAATGCTGTAGAGATTGCTTTATTATTTTGGCAGGAAAAAGGATGCGGTATTTTAGCCTCTCAAGGCGATGTTAAAGGAGTTACAAAACTTATTAACGGCGGATACAACGGACTTGAGGATAGGCAGAAAAGATTTGAAAGAATATTAAAAATATTAGAGGGTTCAAATGGCTGA
- a CDS encoding ArsR family transcriptional regulator has product MKKNTKTCNLCSNRDKCIQLCDDMKKIIRNKKNNNDIYSDATFNAFEIDLSNVIYTFGLSKLEDRDSKRIIIALLKKDQRKMLSLLSKGYTQKEIAKELKMSQSNVSQKLNNIKKELQESMIQIMPYIL; this is encoded by the coding sequence ATGAAAAAAAATACTAAAACTTGTAATTTATGCAGTAATAGAGATAAATGCATACAGTTATGCGATGATATGAAAAAAATAATAAGAAATAAAAAAAATAATAATGATATTTATTCTGATGCTACATTCAATGCATTTGAAATAGATCTATCAAATGTTATATATACTTTTGGCCTTTCAAAACTAGAAGATAGAGACAGTAAAAGAATAATAATAGCATTACTTAAAAAAGATCAAAGAAAAATGCTTTCTTTGCTGTCAAAAGGATATACACAAAAAGAAATAGCAAAAGAATTAAAAATGTCTCAGAGTAATGTTTCCCAAAAACTGAATAATATAAAAAAAGAGCTTCAAGAATCAATGATACAAATAATGCCATATATTTTATAA